From the genome of Mycobacterium dioxanotrophicus, one region includes:
- a CDS encoding MFS transporter, which yields MDVIARQHAASGAIRRYGSGRILTAMCMVVVSYGLLQTMLVPSIGVLQRDLHTTTTAASWAVLSAMLLASAVVTPVVSRIGDGFGKRRVLLWMLAIYLAATVASIGAPDIGTLIACRAVQGVSLTLLPLTFAILREALPPRRVHTGPAVASGLVTGTAGVGLLIGGLVVDHASWRWLFAIGAIPVAAALIMTARWIPESRERHPGRLDVAGTAAITAGLLALLLAVTQGPAWGWSSARVLGLFGTAVVMLAGFVAVERRVTHPVVDLALLTKPRLSAAHLGALLLGVNQFVVYVALPKLAELPTGNPGFGLSVTGAALVLMPGTLLTMPASWAAGAIADRFGVRAPLTVGLALAAVGTALLAAAHGSVWHAVLNYSIAGVGWGLAMAALPRMVNAGCPPAQSGSANGLNTVARTVGGALGGQLAAAMLVSWADVNTGFTVVFSIAAGVAAMGGLLVPLWRYRDRTD from the coding sequence ATGGACGTCATCGCCCGTCAGCATGCCGCATCAGGGGCCATTCGACGGTACGGTTCGGGGCGCATCCTCACCGCGATGTGCATGGTCGTCGTCTCCTACGGACTGCTGCAGACCATGCTCGTGCCGAGTATCGGCGTCCTGCAACGCGATCTGCACACGACCACCACCGCAGCATCGTGGGCGGTGCTGTCGGCGATGCTGCTCGCCAGCGCCGTCGTGACGCCTGTCGTGAGCCGCATCGGCGACGGGTTCGGCAAGCGCCGGGTGCTGCTCTGGATGCTGGCGATCTACCTGGCGGCCACGGTGGCGTCGATCGGCGCGCCCGATATCGGCACGCTCATCGCCTGCCGGGCCGTTCAGGGCGTGAGTCTCACCCTGCTGCCACTGACGTTCGCGATCCTGCGCGAGGCGCTCCCGCCAAGGCGGGTTCATACCGGGCCGGCGGTGGCATCCGGGCTCGTGACCGGGACTGCCGGGGTCGGGCTGTTGATCGGCGGCCTGGTGGTGGACCACGCATCGTGGCGGTGGCTGTTCGCGATCGGCGCGATTCCGGTGGCGGCCGCCCTGATCATGACGGCACGGTGGATTCCGGAAAGCCGCGAGCGCCACCCCGGCCGGCTCGACGTGGCGGGCACAGCCGCGATAACCGCAGGACTGCTGGCACTGCTGCTCGCCGTCACCCAGGGACCAGCGTGGGGCTGGTCGTCAGCTCGCGTGCTCGGCCTGTTCGGGACAGCCGTCGTGATGCTCGCGGGGTTCGTCGCCGTCGAACGACGGGTGACCCACCCCGTCGTGGACCTTGCCCTGCTGACCAAACCTCGCCTGTCGGCAGCACATCTGGGCGCGTTGCTGCTCGGCGTCAACCAGTTCGTGGTGTACGTGGCACTACCCAAACTGGCCGAACTACCTACGGGTAACCCAGGGTTCGGATTGTCGGTGACTGGCGCCGCACTGGTCCTGATGCCCGGGACACTGTTGACGATGCCCGCCAGCTGGGCGGCAGGAGCGATAGCCGACCGGTTCGGCGTACGGGCCCCGCTGACCGTCGGGCTGGCGCTTGCAGCGGTCGGCACCGCGCTGCTGGCCGCCGCCCACGGATCGGTGTGGCATGCGGTACTGAACTACTCCATCGCCGGCGTCGGTTGGGGATTGGCGATGGCGGCACTGCCCAGGATGGTCAATGCGGGCTGCCCACCGGCGCAGAGCGGCAGCGCCAATGGGCTGAATACGGTGGCGCGCACCGTCGGCGGCGCGCTCGGCGGCCAGCTCGCAGCCGCGATGCTGGTCAGCTGGGCGGACGTCAACACCGGTTTCACCGTGGTGTTTTCGATCGCAGCGGGCGTCGCCGCGATGGGGGGACTGCTGGTACCGCTTTGGCGGTACCGAGATCGGACCGACTAG
- a CDS encoding cytidine deaminase: MTRVVDWKVLREKAIAASETAYAPYSQFPVGAAALVDDDRVVIGCNVENVSYGLGLCAECAVVCNLHSSGGGRLIALSCVGPDGALLMPCGRCRQVLLEHGGPELLIDHPVGPRRLAELLPDAFGPDDLERSRTPPRP; this comes from the coding sequence GTGACGCGGGTTGTCGACTGGAAAGTATTGCGAGAGAAGGCAATTGCTGCATCTGAAACCGCGTATGCGCCATATTCCCAATTTCCGGTCGGCGCCGCAGCACTGGTCGACGACGACCGCGTGGTTATCGGCTGCAATGTGGAGAATGTCTCATATGGCCTAGGTCTCTGTGCCGAGTGCGCTGTGGTCTGCAACCTGCATTCTTCGGGCGGCGGACGGCTGATCGCATTGAGCTGTGTCGGGCCCGATGGCGCACTGCTGATGCCCTGCGGGAGGTGTCGGCAAGTGCTGCTGGAACATGGCGGCCCCGAGTTGTTGATCGACCATCCAGTTGGCCCGCGCCGGCTCGCCGAGTTGCTCCCCGACGCGTTCGGGCCCGATGACCTCGAGCGATCGAGGACGCCGCCGCGACCGTGA
- a CDS encoding EamA family transporter, with protein MAWFAFHAPTAAAIALAVACGLMSSIVPYVADLLALRRVPAHVFGTFTSVNPIWAALAGWLLLSQPLDVHEWAGIGLIVISNGVVSSAQFRRGRG; from the coding sequence GTGGCCTGGTTCGCCTTCCATGCGCCCACCGCCGCCGCGATCGCGCTCGCCGTCGCCTGCGGGCTGATGTCGTCGATCGTGCCCTACGTCGCGGATCTGCTCGCGCTGCGTCGGGTACCGGCCCACGTCTTCGGCACGTTCACGAGCGTCAATCCGATCTGGGCGGCCCTGGCAGGCTGGCTGCTGCTGAGCCAACCGCTGGATGTCCACGAGTGGGCCGGTATTGGTCTGATCGTCATCAGCAACGGTGTGGTTTCGTCTGCGCAGTTCCGCCGCGGTCGCGGATGA
- a CDS encoding TetR/AcrR family transcriptional regulator: MTQPLSKATIVAAARRIADRDGLAELTLRRIAGELGTGAASLYRHIADRQELLLLLVEDLVAGYPLIDPAGAAPVEAVIRQWRAMYDHLVAHPWSGPVIADGDYALPSAKPVADHCMALLRGAGLDDVAAQRAYRAAWRLIIGHLMSRHPFGHLQGAPPQQDDFDWALRTLLRGALAE; this comes from the coding sequence GTGACGCAACCACTGAGCAAGGCGACGATCGTGGCCGCGGCGCGCAGGATCGCCGACCGCGACGGCCTGGCCGAGCTGACGCTGCGCCGCATCGCGGGTGAACTCGGCACCGGTGCGGCCTCGCTCTACCGGCACATCGCCGACCGTCAGGAGCTGCTGCTGCTGCTCGTCGAGGATCTGGTGGCCGGCTATCCGCTGATCGACCCGGCAGGCGCCGCTCCGGTGGAGGCGGTGATCCGGCAATGGCGCGCCATGTACGACCACCTGGTCGCACATCCGTGGAGCGGACCGGTCATCGCCGACGGCGACTACGCACTGCCGTCGGCGAAACCGGTGGCCGACCACTGCATGGCATTGCTGCGCGGTGCGGGTCTCGACGACGTGGCCGCGCAACGCGCCTACCGCGCCGCGTGGCGCCTAATCATCGGCCACTTGATGTCTCGGCACCCGTTCGGGCATCTGCAGGGCGCTCCGCCCCAACAGGACGATTTCGACTGGGCGCTACGGACATTGCTGCGGGGCGCGCTCGCCGAATGA
- a CDS encoding succinate dehydrogenase hydrophobic membrane anchor subunit, whose protein sequence is MSAPGESRLGRPAPVLEREHDRPAALDHPRAPRRPRGIPYFEKYAWLFMRFSGVALVFLALGHLFIMLMWQDGVYRIDFNYVATRWASPFWQIWDMALLWLAMIHGANGMRTIIGDYARKNVTKFYLNSLLLLATGFTLVLGTYVLVTFDANIGG, encoded by the coding sequence GTGAGCGCCCCGGGTGAATCGCGCCTGGGCCGGCCCGCACCGGTACTGGAACGCGAACACGACCGTCCCGCGGCGCTGGATCACCCCCGCGCCCCACGCCGCCCGCGCGGCATCCCCTACTTCGAGAAGTACGCGTGGCTGTTCATGCGGTTCTCCGGGGTGGCGCTGGTGTTTTTGGCGCTGGGGCACCTGTTCATCATGCTGATGTGGCAAGACGGCGTGTACCGCATCGACTTCAACTACGTCGCCACCCGATGGGCCTCGCCGTTCTGGCAGATCTGGGACATGGCCCTGCTGTGGCTGGCCATGATCCACGGCGCCAACGGCATGCGCACCATCATCGGCGACTACGCCCGCAAAAACGTGACCAAGTTCTACCTGAACTCACTGCTACTTTTGGCCACCGGGTTCACCCTGGTGCTGGGCACCTACGTCCTGGTCACCTTCGACGCCAACATCGGGGGCTAA
- a CDS encoding type 2 periplasmic-binding domain-containing protein — protein sequence MEGEPGHCNRSPGDGGDAIAAGRGVGTTAEATAHHHPRPGVTYRPIKDGPRIAVRLVWRHDDRPEGLDALVDAITRLYAS from the coding sequence ATGGAAGGCGAACCAGGCCACTGCAATCGGAGTCCAGGCGACGGCGGCGACGCCATCGCGGCGGGCCGTGGCGTGGGCACCACGGCCGAGGCGACCGCACACCACCATCCGCGGCCCGGCGTCACCTACCGCCCGATCAAAGACGGGCCGCGCATCGCCGTCCGGCTGGTGTGGCGACACGATGATCGCCCGGAAGGGCTCGACGCTCTCGTCGACGCCATCACCCGGCTCTACGCGTCGTGA
- a CDS encoding thymidine phosphorylase, with protein MCAIDAPTIIRTKRDGGVLSDAAIDWVIAGYTHGQVADEQMSALLMAIFLRGMTPAEIARWTAAMVASGERFDFTDLRRAGTPLALVDKHSTGGVGDKITIPLVPVVLACGGSVPQAAGRGLGHTGGTLDKLEAIPGFTAELSKDRIRQQLCEVGAAIFAAGDLAPADRKIYALRDVTATTESLPLIASSVMSKKLAEGAEALVLDVKVGRGAFLKTEAESRELARTMVDLGNAYGVPTRALLTDMDRPLGRTVGNAVEVAESLEVLAGGGPADVIELTVALAAEMLAAVGIDGVDPAETLRDGSAMDRFRDVVTAQGGDLSQPLPVGACSESVTATRGGVMGDIDAMGVAMAAWRLGAGRAHPGDPVQSGAGVRIHRTPGEPVAAGDPIFTLYTDTADRLPAALAELDGAWVLGDVAPARRPVIIDRID; from the coding sequence ATTTGCGCCATCGACGCCCCCACCATCATCCGGACCAAACGCGACGGCGGCGTGCTGTCCGACGCGGCCATCGACTGGGTCATCGCCGGGTACACCCATGGCCAGGTTGCCGACGAGCAGATGTCGGCGCTGCTGATGGCGATATTCCTGCGTGGCATGACGCCCGCGGAGATCGCTCGATGGACCGCGGCGATGGTGGCGTCGGGGGAGCGGTTCGACTTCACCGATCTGCGCCGGGCCGGCACGCCGCTGGCCCTGGTGGACAAGCACTCCACCGGCGGGGTCGGCGACAAGATCACCATCCCGCTCGTGCCCGTCGTGCTGGCCTGTGGTGGCAGTGTGCCGCAGGCCGCCGGACGCGGCCTCGGGCACACCGGCGGCACGCTCGACAAGCTGGAGGCGATTCCCGGATTCACTGCCGAGCTGTCCAAAGACCGTATCCGGCAACAGCTTTGCGAGGTCGGCGCGGCCATCTTCGCGGCCGGCGACCTGGCGCCGGCCGATCGCAAGATCTACGCCCTGCGGGACGTCACCGCCACCACCGAATCGCTACCGCTCATCGCCAGCTCGGTGATGAGCAAGAAGCTGGCCGAGGGAGCCGAAGCGCTGGTCCTCGACGTCAAGGTGGGGCGCGGTGCGTTCCTCAAGACCGAGGCCGAATCCCGCGAGCTCGCCCGCACCATGGTCGATCTCGGCAATGCCTACGGGGTTCCGACGCGGGCCCTGCTGACCGACATGGACCGGCCGTTGGGGCGCACCGTCGGCAACGCGGTCGAGGTGGCCGAGTCGCTGGAGGTACTGGCCGGCGGCGGGCCGGCCGACGTGATCGAGCTGACGGTTGCGCTGGCCGCCGAGATGCTCGCCGCCGTCGGCATCGACGGTGTCGACCCTGCCGAGACGCTGCGGGACGGCTCGGCCATGGACCGCTTCCGGGATGTGGTGACCGCCCAGGGTGGCGACCTGTCCCAGCCGTTGCCCGTCGGCGCCTGTTCGGAGAGCGTCACCGCGACCCGCGGCGGCGTGATGGGAGACATCGACGCCATGGGCGTGGCGATGGCCGCCTGGCGGCTGGGCGCCGGCCGCGCCCACCCTGGCGATCCCGTGCAATCCGGCGCAGGAGTCCGGATTCACCGCACACCGGGTGAGCCGGTGGCGGCCGGAGACCCCATCTTCACGCTCTACACCGACACAGCCGACCGGCTGCCCGCTGCGCTGGCCGAACTCGACGGCGCCTGGGTCCTCGGCGATGTCGCGCCGGCGCGTCGCCCGGTGATCATCGACCGGATCGACTGA
- a CDS encoding sigma-70 family RNA polymerase sigma factor — MTASTRVDEFEQLRPNLLAVAYRLTGTYADAEDIVQEAWIRWDTNRGEIHDLRAWLTTVVSRLGLDRLRSAAHRREAYVGEWLPEPVVTRFDLTGSGAADPLTAVVAGEDARFAAMVVLERLTPDQRVAFVLHDGFAVPFPEIADELGVSPASARQLASRARRAVADAPPPVPADTHNELAGAFMAALATGDLEAVVRLLHPDATFTGDSNRRAPTAARVIHGPDKVARFLLGLAKRYGPNWLAEAQLAFINGELGTYTPGAPAGDGYPEMMPRVTAMTIRDGKVCAVWDIANPDKFTGSPLRGGAL, encoded by the coding sequence ATGACCGCGAGCACTCGCGTCGATGAGTTCGAGCAGTTGCGGCCGAATCTCCTTGCGGTCGCCTACCGGTTGACGGGCACCTACGCCGATGCCGAGGACATCGTGCAGGAGGCCTGGATCCGGTGGGACACCAACCGGGGCGAGATCCACGACCTGCGAGCCTGGCTGACCACGGTGGTCAGCCGACTCGGGCTGGACCGGTTGCGGTCGGCCGCGCACCGGCGTGAAGCCTACGTCGGTGAATGGCTGCCCGAGCCGGTGGTGACGCGTTTCGATCTGACCGGGTCCGGCGCCGCAGACCCACTGACCGCGGTGGTCGCCGGTGAGGACGCCCGGTTCGCCGCCATGGTGGTGCTCGAACGCCTGACACCGGATCAACGGGTGGCGTTCGTGTTGCACGACGGCTTCGCCGTGCCGTTCCCGGAGATCGCCGACGAGCTCGGCGTCAGCCCCGCCTCGGCGCGTCAGCTGGCTTCCCGTGCCCGCCGGGCGGTGGCCGACGCCCCGCCACCGGTTCCGGCCGACACCCACAACGAGCTGGCCGGGGCGTTCATGGCGGCGTTGGCCACCGGAGACCTGGAAGCCGTTGTGCGCCTTCTGCATCCGGATGCCACGTTCACCGGGGACTCCAACCGCCGGGCGCCGACGGCGGCGCGGGTCATCCACGGCCCCGACAAGGTGGCGCGGTTTCTGCTCGGGCTCGCGAAGCGGTACGGGCCCAACTGGCTGGCGGAAGCGCAGTTGGCGTTCATCAACGGCGAACTGGGCACCTACACCCCGGGTGCGCCGGCCGGCGACGGCTATCCGGAGATGATGCCGCGGGTCACCGCCATGACCATCCGCGACGGAAAGGTCTGCGCGGTATGGGATATCGCCAACCCTGACAAGTTCACCGGTTCCCCGCTACGTGGAGGTGCGTTGTGA
- the sdhA gene encoding succinate dehydrogenase flavoprotein subunit, translating to MIHHHRYDVVIVGAGGAGMRAAVEAAPRARTAVLTKLYPTRSHTGAAQGGMCAALANVEEDNWEWHTFDTVKGGDYLADQDAVEIMAKEAIDAVLDLEKMGMPFNRTPEGRIDQRRFGGHTRDHGKAPVRRACYAADRTGHMILQTLYQNCVKHDVEFFNEFYALDVALTDTPAGPVATGVIAYELATGDIHIFHAKAIVFATGGSGRMYKTTSNAHTLTGDGLGIIFRKGLPLEDMEFHQFHPTGLAGLGILISEAVRGEGGRLLNGEGERFMERYAPTIVDLAPRDIVARSMVLEVLEGRGAGPNKDYVYIDVRHLGEDVLEAKLPDITEFARTYLGVDPVTELVPVYPTCHYVMGGIPTTVHGQVLRDNTNVIPGLYAAGECACVSVHGANRLGTNSLLDINVFGRRAGIAAAEYANNHNHVDLPDNPADMVVGWVADILSEHGNERVADIRTALQQSMDNNAAVFRTEETLKQALTDIHALKERYSRITVHDKGKRYNSDLLEAIELGFLLELAEVTVVGALNRKESRGGHAREDYPNRDDTNYMRHTMAYKQGTDLLSDIRLDYKPVVQTRYEPMERKY from the coding sequence ATGATTCACCACCATCGCTACGACGTCGTCATCGTCGGCGCCGGGGGCGCCGGCATGCGCGCCGCGGTCGAAGCCGCCCCGCGCGCCCGCACCGCGGTGCTGACCAAGCTCTACCCCACCCGCAGCCACACCGGCGCCGCCCAGGGCGGCATGTGCGCCGCACTGGCCAACGTCGAAGAAGACAACTGGGAATGGCACACCTTCGACACCGTCAAAGGCGGCGACTACCTCGCCGACCAGGACGCCGTGGAAATCATGGCCAAAGAAGCCATCGACGCCGTACTGGACTTAGAGAAAATGGGGATGCCGTTCAACCGCACCCCCGAAGGCCGCATCGACCAACGCCGCTTCGGCGGACACACCCGCGATCACGGCAAAGCCCCGGTCCGGCGGGCCTGCTACGCCGCCGACCGCACCGGCCACATGATCCTGCAAACCCTCTACCAAAACTGCGTCAAACACGACGTCGAATTCTTCAACGAGTTCTACGCGCTGGACGTCGCGCTGACCGACACCCCCGCCGGCCCGGTCGCCACCGGCGTCATCGCCTACGAGTTGGCCACCGGCGACATCCACATCTTCCACGCCAAGGCCATCGTGTTCGCCACCGGCGGGTCCGGGCGCATGTACAAGACCACCTCCAATGCCCACACCCTGACCGGTGACGGCCTTGGCATCATCTTCCGCAAAGGACTCCCGCTGGAAGACATGGAATTCCACCAATTCCACCCCACCGGCCTGGCCGGGCTGGGCATCCTCATCTCCGAAGCCGTCCGCGGCGAAGGCGGCCGGCTGCTCAACGGCGAAGGCGAACGGTTCATGGAACGCTACGCGCCGACCATCGTCGACCTCGCCCCGCGCGACATCGTCGCCCGCTCCATGGTCCTCGAAGTCCTCGAAGGCCGCGGCGCCGGACCCAACAAGGACTACGTCTACATCGACGTGCGCCACCTCGGCGAAGACGTGCTGGAAGCCAAACTGCCCGACATCACCGAATTCGCCCGCACCTACCTCGGGGTGGACCCGGTCACCGAACTCGTCCCGGTCTACCCCACCTGTCACTACGTCATGGGCGGCATCCCCACCACCGTGCACGGCCAAGTCCTGCGCGACAACACCAACGTCATCCCCGGCCTCTACGCCGCCGGGGAATGCGCCTGCGTCTCAGTGCACGGCGCCAACCGGCTAGGCACCAACTCCCTGCTCGACATCAACGTCTTCGGCCGCCGCGCCGGCATCGCCGCCGCCGAATACGCCAACAACCACAACCACGTCGACCTCCCCGACAATCCCGCCGACATGGTCGTGGGCTGGGTCGCCGACATCCTCTCCGAACACGGCAACGAACGCGTCGCCGACATCCGCACCGCCCTGCAACAGTCGATGGACAACAATGCCGCGGTGTTCCGCACCGAAGAAACGTTGAAGCAGGCGTTGACCGACATCCACGCCCTCAAAGAGCGCTACTCCCGGATCACCGTGCACGACAAGGGCAAACGCTACAACAGCGACCTCCTCGAAGCCATCGAACTCGGGTTCCTGCTCGAACTCGCCGAAGTCACCGTCGTCGGCGCCCTCAACCGCAAAGAATCCCGCGGTGGGCACGCCCGCGAGGACTACCCCAACCGCGACGACACCAACTACATGCGCCACACCATGGCCTACAAACAAGGCACCGACCTGCTCAGCGATATCCGGTTGGACTACAAGCCCGTGGTCCAGACTCGCTACGAGCCGATGGAACGGAAATACTGA
- the sdhC gene encoding succinate dehydrogenase, cytochrome b556 subunit, protein MTLEGDVSTQTEVPAARSGKPRRRTLYRGDPGMWSWVLHRITGATIFFFLFVHVLDTALVRVSPQAYNAVIETYKTPIVGLMEMGLVAAVLFHALNGIRVILIDFWAQGPRYQRHMLAVAVTVFVIALIAGLGVLGMHMTERFL, encoded by the coding sequence ATGACGTTGGAGGGCGATGTGAGTACTCAGACGGAGGTGCCGGCTGCGCGATCCGGGAAACCGCGCCGGCGCACGTTGTATCGCGGGGATCCGGGGATGTGGTCGTGGGTGTTGCATCGCATCACCGGCGCGACGATTTTCTTTTTCCTGTTTGTCCATGTGTTGGACACCGCGTTGGTGCGGGTCAGCCCGCAGGCCTATAACGCGGTCATCGAGACCTACAAAACCCCGATTGTCGGGTTGATGGAGATGGGTCTGGTCGCCGCGGTGCTCTTCCATGCCCTCAACGGCATCCGGGTCATCCTCATCGACTTCTGGGCCCAGGGCCCGCGCTATCAACGCCACATGCTCGCCGTGGCCGTCACCGTATTCGTCATCGCCTTGATCGCCGGACTAGGAGTACTCGGTATGCACATGACGGAGCGGTTCCTGTGA
- a CDS encoding succinate dehydrogenase iron-sulfur subunit, whose translation MSAPVIDKPEAGDPPLPPIPDGAVMVTLKIARFNPENPDAAGWQSFRVPCLPSDRLLNLLLYVKGYLDGTLTFRRSCAHGVCGSDAMRINGVNRLACKVLMRDLLPKKPGKQLTITIEPIRGLPVEKDLVVDMEPFFDAYRAVKPFLITSGNPPTRERIQSATDRARFDDTTKCILCACCTTSCPVYWSEGSYFGPAAIVNAHRFIFDSRDEAAAERLDILNEVDGVWRCRTTFNCTEACPRGIQVTQAIQEVKRALMFAR comes from the coding sequence GTGAGTGCACCTGTCATCGACAAGCCCGAAGCCGGCGACCCGCCCCTGCCCCCCATCCCCGACGGCGCGGTCATGGTCACCCTCAAAATCGCCCGATTCAACCCGGAAAACCCCGACGCCGCCGGCTGGCAAAGCTTCCGCGTGCCCTGCCTGCCGTCGGACCGGCTACTCAACCTGCTGCTCTACGTCAAGGGCTACCTCGACGGCACCCTGACCTTCCGCCGCTCCTGCGCCCACGGCGTCTGCGGCTCGGATGCCATGCGCATCAACGGAGTCAACCGACTCGCCTGCAAAGTCCTCATGCGCGACCTGCTACCCAAAAAACCCGGCAAACAACTCACCATCACCATCGAACCCATCCGCGGCCTACCCGTGGAAAAAGACCTCGTCGTCGACATGGAACCCTTCTTCGACGCCTACCGCGCCGTCAAACCATTCCTCATCACCTCAGGCAACCCACCCACCCGCGAACGCATCCAAAGCGCCACCGACCGCGCCCGCTTCGACGACACCACCAAATGCATCCTCTGCGCCTGCTGCACCACCAGCTGCCCCGTCTACTGGAGCGAAGGCTCCTACTTCGGCCCCGCCGCCATCGTCAACGCCCACCGCTTCATCTTCGACTCCCGCGACGAAGCCGCCGCCGAACGCCTCGACATCCTCAACGAAGTCGACGGTGTCTGGCGCTGCCGCACCACCTTCAACTGCACCGAAGCCTGCCCCCGCGGCATCCAAGTCACCCAAGCCATCCAAGAAGTCAAACGCGCCTTAATGTTCGCCCGCTAA
- a CDS encoding adenosine deaminase, whose protein sequence is MSTPLTFDMIRHAPKALLHDHLDGGLRPATVLDLAGQFGYDDLPATEVDELATFFRTAAHSGSLVRYLEPFAHTVGVMQTPEALHRVAHECVEDLAADNVVYAEIRFAPELHIDRGLSLDAVVDAVLAGFADGEKAAAAEGRTITVRCLVTAMRHAARSREIAELAIRFRDKGVVGFDIAGAEAGYPPSRHLDAFEYMRSNNARFTIHAGEAFGLPSIHEAIAFCGADRLGHGVRIVDDITQLDDGTQKLGRLAAILRDKRIPLEMCPSSNVQTGAASSIAEHPFDRLARLRFRVTVNTDNRLMSDTTMTQEMTRLVEAFGYGWSDLERFTINAMKSAFIPFDERLAIIDEVIKPRYAVLVG, encoded by the coding sequence ATGAGTACCCCGCTGACCTTCGACATGATCCGCCACGCCCCCAAAGCCCTGCTGCACGATCACCTCGACGGTGGCCTGCGGCCGGCCACCGTGCTCGATCTTGCCGGTCAGTTCGGCTACGACGATTTGCCCGCCACCGAAGTCGACGAGCTGGCGACCTTCTTCCGCACGGCCGCGCACAGCGGCTCGCTGGTGCGGTACCTGGAGCCCTTCGCCCACACCGTCGGCGTCATGCAGACACCCGAGGCGCTGCACCGGGTCGCCCACGAATGCGTCGAAGACCTCGCCGCGGACAACGTGGTGTACGCCGAGATCCGGTTCGCTCCCGAACTGCACATCGACCGCGGCTTGTCCCTGGATGCGGTGGTAGACGCGGTGCTGGCCGGCTTCGCCGACGGGGAGAAGGCGGCCGCGGCCGAGGGGCGCACCATCACCGTGCGCTGCCTGGTCACCGCGATGCGGCACGCTGCCCGGTCCCGCGAGATCGCCGAACTGGCCATCCGGTTCCGCGACAAGGGGGTGGTGGGTTTCGACATCGCCGGGGCCGAGGCCGGCTATCCGCCGTCCCGGCACCTCGACGCGTTCGAGTACATGCGAAGCAACAACGCGCGCTTCACAATTCACGCCGGCGAGGCGTTCGGGCTGCCGTCCATCCATGAGGCGATCGCGTTCTGCGGAGCAGACCGGCTCGGTCACGGCGTGCGCATCGTCGACGACATCACCCAGCTCGACGACGGCACCCAGAAACTCGGCCGGCTGGCGGCGATCCTGCGGGACAAGCGCATTCCGCTGGAGATGTGCCCGAGCAGCAATGTGCAGACCGGGGCGGCGTCGTCCATCGCCGAGCACCCGTTCGACCGGTTGGCCCGACTGCGGTTCCGGGTCACGGTCAACACCGACAACCGGTTGATGAGCGACACCACCATGACGCAGGAGATGACGCGTCTGGTCGAGGCCTTCGGCTACGGGTGGAGCGACCTGGAACGCTTCACCATCAACGCGATGAAGTCCGCGTTCATCCCGTTCGACGAGCGGCTGGCCATCATCGACGAGGTGATCAAGCCGCGCTACGCCGTGCTGGTGGGCTGA
- a CDS encoding PPOX class F420-dependent oxidoreductase gives MPADSGNLGQTFSRLMFRGMDKLRAPEAFDIGEPTGNDFTGFDRHRQILLVTFKRSGEAMPSPINHGVADGKIYVRTDASTGKVKRIRNNPRVLVVASNLRGKPSGPVVAGVARILDESETAHADAVIAANWSRPMKVFERGLDRGSQAMGAAVAYIEITPAAQTPPTEPGTHPPS, from the coding sequence ATGCCAGCAGATTCGGGAAATCTGGGCCAGACCTTCAGCCGGCTGATGTTCCGCGGCATGGACAAGCTGCGGGCTCCAGAGGCTTTCGACATCGGTGAGCCCACCGGAAACGACTTCACCGGCTTCGACCGCCACCGCCAGATCCTGCTGGTGACGTTCAAGCGTTCCGGAGAGGCCATGCCCAGCCCGATCAACCATGGCGTCGCCGACGGCAAGATTTACGTCCGGACCGACGCGTCGACGGGAAAGGTCAAGCGCATCCGCAACAATCCGCGGGTTCTCGTGGTGGCCAGCAACCTTCGCGGTAAACCGAGCGGACCGGTGGTCGCCGGCGTGGCGCGGATTCTGGATGAGTCAGAAACCGCGCACGCCGACGCCGTGATCGCCGCGAATTGGAGCCGTCCCATGAAGGTGTTCGAGCGTGGCCTGGACCGCGGCAGCCAAGCCATGGGCGCGGCCGTGGCCTACATCGAGATCACGCCTGCTGCTCAGACACCGCCCACGGAACCCGGCACGCATCCCCCGAGCTGA